The Acetomicrobium sp. S15 = DSM 107314 genomic interval TTCGGAGTTCAAGCGTAAACTGGATTCTGACGGCGAAGATGTCCTGTTGTTAGATGTAAGGACACCAGCGGAGGTGAAGGAGCAAGGGCGCTTACCTTATGAAAATCAGGTAAACATCCCCTTGGGTCAGCTTAGAGATAGAACAAACGAGCTGCCTGCAGATAAAGAAATAGTGACCTTTTGCAAAGTCTCCGTCCGTGGGTGGGATGCCTATAACATCTTAAGGGGAAAAGGATTTAAGCGCGTCGCCATGCTCGAGGGTGGCATAGTAGGATGGCCTTACGAAATAGATAAGCCATAGACATGTCAGCGCCAATGTTGTTGGATAGGAGATGAGGCTTAAGTGCGCGAGGTCGTCTGGTTCATAAACGGCTGGATTGTGCCGTGGGAACGCAGAGTGCTTTTGGCCATGGCTCAGGGCCTATCAGCCAAAGGAGTGACGCTTCGCACCTTGGGCCTAAAAGGCACCTCGAAGGAGTGGGGGGATATTTCCTTCGCCAATTGGCATTTCCTTACAGGCTTTGAAAAACTCAAGTGGCTTTTATATGAGGGAAAGTTATGGCATTTGTGGGGCGATCCGCCGAGGTGGTGGCCTTTCGTGCGCCTGCGGACGAGGGTGATTCACACTCAACTGGAAGTTGCCTCGCGATGGACAGGCATGCCGACGGTCTGTGCACCGAACTTCGGTGACGCAGGAGAGGTGCAACTTTTGCCCGCCTTTGACGGCCGCTCTCTGTGGAATGCCACGGGATCCCTTTTCAGGATTGAAGGAAGCATGCCTTTGGTTATTGTGGCCGAAGGGCCAAAGCTACCCCAAGAACTTCTTGATGCGCTTTGCGGTTGGGAGGGGTCTTTGTGTTTTTTGGGACGTGCAAGTCCTCCGCCCAAATCTCAGCGCCTCCCGCTCGATGATTCCGTCTATGTCCTTTGGCGAGAACGCGGTGGTTTTCTTCTTTTGCCTACATCTACACCCGCGCTGAGCTGGCTTGCTGCGCAAGCGTCTCTTCTTGGCGTACCTACGATAGCAGCTCCATCTTTTTGGCTGGACGAGATTTTAGGATGCGATGGTTATATAATTGCCGGAGGAAACGAAAGCCCTGCGTGCGAGCAGTGGCAAGAAGCT includes:
- a CDS encoding glycosyltransferase → MREVVWFINGWIVPWERRVLLAMAQGLSAKGVTLRTLGLKGTSKEWGDISFANWHFLTGFEKLKWLLYEGKLWHLWGDPPRWWPFVRLRTRVIHTQLEVASRWTGMPTVCAPNFGDAGEVQLLPAFDGRSLWNATGSLFRIEGSMPLVIVAEGPKLPQELLDALCGWEGSLCFLGRASPPPKSQRLPLDDSVYVLWRERGGFLLLPTSTPALSWLAAQASLLGVPTIAAPSFWLDEILGCDGYIIAGGNESPACEQWQEAIKRAVDVGGSVAGHARRHVEARFSPEVAANRLLELYLDSTGGKR